One part of the Prunus persica cultivar Lovell chromosome G5, Prunus_persica_NCBIv2, whole genome shotgun sequence genome encodes these proteins:
- the LOC18778108 gene encoding nuclear pore complex protein NUP98A: protein MFGSTNCSSGFGQKPVFGAFGSNPTQPSLFGSTTQPSQPAFESSLVGSSTSFGISSQPAFGATATPAFGATSSPAFGATSIPPAFGATSSPAFGSTTSPTFGSTGSAFGVSSSSLFGSTGAFGASSTPAFGSSGSTVSTSSNSGFGASSAPGFGSTTQPSQLEFRSSIFGSSTAFGGSSQPAFGATTTPSFDGTSSPAFTSPAFGATSTSPAFGATSTSPAFGATSSQAFCSTTSPTFGSTGSAFGSNPTQPSPFGSTTQLSQPAFESSIVGSSTPFGGSSQPAFGATTTAAFGATTTPAFGATTTPAFGATSSTPAFGATSIPPAFGATSSPAFGSTTSPTFGSTGSAFGVSSSSLFGSTGAFGASSTPAFGSSGTPAFGATTTPAFGATTTPAFGATSTSAFGATSTPGFGASSAPGFGSSITPSFSFTSAPAFGQSNSTFGSASSPFGAQSSPFGAQPTPLGNNTFGQSAFGGQQRRGSRMAAYTETPEPDGGSGDTAAKLDSVSAMHVYKDKSHEELRWEDYQLGDKGGPAPAGGSGFGMSTAQPNSLNTASSFPQASTSPFNTATGPNLFTAKTPSFSSTGFGTSSTPFSSSSFGSSSTPSFCFSSAPAFGQSNSTFGSASSSFGAQSSPFGTQPTTLGNNAFGQSAFGGQQRGGSRVAAYAETPEPDGDSGYTAGKLESISAMPVYKDKSHEELCWEDYQLGDKAPAGGNGFGMSMSQPNPLNTAPSFSQASTSLFNTATSSSLFATKTPPFSSTGFGTSSTLFSSSSFGFSISSSILPHHHLIQVLGKPHLHLSLVHQCHPHFHFLL, encoded by the exons ATGTTTGGTTCTACTAACT GTTCGTCTGGTTTTGGTCAGAAGCCTGTTTTTGGAGCATTTGGGTCCAATCCTACGCAACCAAGTCTTTTTGGAAGCACAACTCAGCCATCACAGCCAGCATTTGAGAGCAGTTTAGTTGGTTCCTCCACATCATTTGGTATATCAAGTCAGCCAGCATTTGGTGCTACCGCCACCCCAGCCTTTGGTGCTACAAGTAGTCCAGCCTTTGGTGCTACAAGCATCCCCCCAGCCTTTGGGGCTACAAGCAGTCCAGCCTTTGGTTCCACAACAAGTCCTACGTTTGGAAGCACAGGATCTGCATTTGGGGTGTCAAGTTCCTCCTTGTTTGGATCTACGGGAGCATTTGGAGCTTCAAGCACCCCAGCTTTTGGTTCATCTGGATCCACCGTTAGTACTTCAAGCAATTCGGGTTTTGGTGCGTCAAGTGCTCCAGGTTTTGGAAGCACAACTCAGCCATCACAGCTAGAATTTCGGAGCAGTATATTTGGTTCCTCCACAGCATTTGGTGGATCAAGTCAGCCAGCATTTGGTGCTACCACCACCCCATCCTTTGATGGTACAAGTAGTCCAGCCTTTACCTCCCCAGCCTTTGGTGCTACAAGCACCTCCCCAGCCTTTGGGGCTACAAGCACCTCCCCAGCCTTTGGGGCTACAAGCAGTCAGGCCTTTTGTTCCACAACAAGTCCTACGTTTGGAAGCACAGGATCTGCATTTGGGTCCAATCCTACTCAACCAAGTCCTTTTGGAAGCACAACTCAGCTATCACAGCCAGCATTTGAGAGCAGTATAGTTGGTTCCTCCACACCATTTGGTGGATCAAGTCAGCCAGCATTTGGTGCTACCACCACAGCAGCCTTTGGTGCTACCACCACTCCTGCGTTTGGTGCTACCACCACTCCTGCGTTTGGTGCTACAAGCAGCACCCCAGCGTTTGGTGCTACAAGCATCCCCCCAGCCTTTGGGGCTACAAGCAGTCCAGCCTTTGGTTCCACAACAAGTCCTACGTTTGGAAGCACAGGTTCTGCATTTGGGGTGTCAAGTTCCTCCTTGTTTGGATCTACGGGAGCATTTGGAGCTTCAAGCACCCCAGCTTTTGGTTCATCTGG CACCCCAGCGTTTGGTGCTACGACCACCCCAGCGTTTGGTGCTACGACCACCCCAGCGTTTGGTGCTACAAGCACCTCGGCTTTTGGTGCTACTAGCAC TCCAGGTTTTGGTGCGTCAAGTGCTCCTGGTTTTGGTTCATCTATTACTCCATCTTTCAGCTTTACGTCAGCTCCTGCTTTTGGCCAATCAAATTCTACATTCGGTAGTGCCTCATCTCCATTTGGGGCACAGAGTTCTCCATTCG GAGCTCAGCCAACACCATTGGGGAACAATACCTTTGGGCAGTCAGCTTTTGGGGGCCAACAACGTAGGGGTAGTAGAATGGCTGCATATACAGAAACTCCTGAACCAGATGGTGGTAGTGGGGATACTGCTGCAAAATTGGATTCAGTATCagcaatgcatgtatataaagACAAAAGTCACGAAGAACTTCGCTGGGAGGATTATCAATTGGGGGATAAAG GTGGTCCAGCTCCTGCAGGTGGGAGTGGCTTTGGCATGTCTACGGCACAACCAAACTCTTTGAATACTGCGTCATCATTTCCTCAAGCATCCACAAGCCCTTTTAATACCGCAACTGGACCTAATTTGTTTACTGCAAAAACTCCATCCTTCTCTTCCACTGGCTTTGGAACATCGTCTACACCATTCAGTTCATCATCTTTTGGTTCATCCAGTACTCCATCTTTCTGCTTTTCATCAGCTCCTGCTTTTGGCCAATCAAATTCTACATTTGGTAGTGCCTCGTCTTCTTTTGGAGCACAGAGTTCTCCATTCG GAACTCAGCCAACAACATTGGGGAACAATGCCTTTGGGCAGTCAGCTTTTGGGGGCCAACAACGTGGGGGTAGTAGAGTAGCTGCTTATGCGGAAACTCCTGAACCAGATGGTGATAGTGGCTATACTGCTGGGAAATTGGAGTCAATATCAGCAATGCCAGTATATAAGGACAAAAGTCATGAAGAACTTTGCTGGGAGGATTATCAATTGGGAGATAAAG CTCCTGCAGGTGGGAATGGCTTTGGCATGTCTATGTCACAACCAAACCCTTTGAATACTGCACCGTCATTTTCTCAAGCATCTACAAGCCTTTTTAATACCGCAACTTCATCTAGTTTGTTTGCAACAAAAACTCCACCCTTCTCTTCTACAGGCTTTGGAACATCGTCTACACTATTCAGTTCATcatcttttgggttttctatTTCATCCAGTATTTTACCCCATCATCATCTCATTCAGGTTTTGGGCAAACCTCATCTCCATCTCTCTTTAGTTCATCAATGCCATccgcattttcattttctgcttTAG
- the LOC18777402 gene encoding AP2-like ethylene-responsive transcription factor PLT1: MGLRAQNDGVRGRRKSSTRGHHRFVGVRQRPSGRWVAEIKDSLQKVRLWLGTFDTAEDAARAYDDAARALRGANARTNFELPQSTNESGHANGGAGVAENVEPFSFEAVCGNGAEADGLLGALRAKLLDGKGCVVPQPQGNNGGAKMEPFPIGPRGVVGFVNPNPPPSSSGSAKEDPIVLDINGHDHRWGHHQAQPSHTASNQSMAWSNESPALAYDQVPNWSTWSTQTGSFTEQCPMELPSQITSLARDGKVTALSTQQLSQIDGSAILGSSASGAWPSDQQQFLHCDNNWAAGGANASWDPLFYASSVLG, translated from the coding sequence ATGGGTTTGCGCGCACAAAACGACGGCGTCCGGGGCAGGAGGAAATCATCGACGAGAGGCCACCACAGGTTCGTGGGCGTTCGACAGAGGCCATCGGGGAGATGGGTCGCCGAGATTAAGGACTCTCTGCAAAAGGTGAGGCTTTGGCTCGGGACGTTCGACACAGCGGAGGACGCCGCTCGAGCCTACGACGACGCGGCTCGAGCGCTGCGCGGTGCGAACGCCCGAACCAACTTCGAATTGCCCCAATCGACCAATGAGTCCGGCCATGCCAATGGCGGTGCCGGCGTGGCCGAAAATGTGGAGCCATTTTCGTTTGAGGCTGTATGTGGAAATGGGGCTGAAGCCGATGGGTTGCTTGGCGCGCTCAGGGCTAAGCTGCTCGACGGCAAAGGGTGTGTGGTTCCGCAACCACAGGGGAATAATGGTGGTGCCAAGATGGAGCCGTTTCCTATTGGTCCACGTGGCGTGGTGGGTTTTGTGAACCCGAACCCGCCTCCTTCTTCATCCGGGTCGGCGAAGGAGGATCCCATTGTGTTAGATATTAACGGTCATGATCATCGGTGGGGTCATCATCAAGCTCAGCCTAGTCACACAGCATCAAACCAGAGCATGGCTTGGAGCAATGAGTCCCCAGCATTAGCATATGACCAAGTGCCGAATTGGTCAACATGGTCAACGCAAACTGGTTCATTTACAGAGCAGTGCCCTATGGAGCTGCCATCGCAGATCACAAGCCTTGCTAGGGATGGTAAAGTGACAGCGTTGAGCACACAGCAGCTGTCACAGATTGATGGGTCAGCAATTTTGGGGTCATCAGCTTCAGGTGCTTGGCCTTCAGACCAGCAGCAGTTTTTACACTGTGACAACAATTGGGCGGCAGGTGGTGCAAATGCTTCTTGGGACCCACTCTTCTATGCATCCTCTGTTCTGGGGTGA